From Paenibacillus sp. V4I7, one genomic window encodes:
- the sufU gene encoding Fe-S cluster assembly sulfur transfer protein SufU, translated as MQLDDLYRRVIMDHYKTPRNRGKFESGEAVTIDLNNPTCGDKISLQMQVEDGVVKMAKFTGEGCSISLSSASMMTDAVKGKTIEEALKMADGFSGLMKGEPVEFEYEDIEALSGVNKFPARIKCATLAWNALRKGIEHSQKTDN; from the coding sequence ATGCAATTGGATGATTTATACCGTAGAGTGATTATGGATCACTATAAAACACCGCGCAACCGTGGGAAGTTTGAGTCTGGCGAAGCAGTTACCATTGATCTTAATAACCCAACTTGTGGCGATAAAATTTCCCTGCAGATGCAGGTAGAAGATGGTGTCGTGAAGATGGCCAAATTCACAGGTGAAGGCTGTTCGATTAGCTTATCCTCTGCATCTATGATGACGGATGCGGTCAAAGGTAAGACCATCGAAGAAGCTCTGAAGATGGCTGATGGCTTTTCTGGCTTGATGAAGGGCGAACCTGTTGAGTTTGAATATGAAGATATTGAGGCGTTATCTGGTGTAAATAAATTCCCAGCACGTATTAAATGTGCAACCCTGGCATGGAACGCACTTCGCAAAGGGATTGAACATTCTCAAAAAACCGATAACTAA
- the sufC gene encoding Fe-S cluster assembly ATPase SufC, which yields MANSSTFTIDGLKANVEGKEILKGLSLEVKGGEIHAIMGPNGTGKSTLAAALMGHPKYEVTEGSVTLDGEDVLEMAVDERARAGLFLAMQYPSEITGVTNADFLRSAMNVRRGEGNEISLIKFIRQMEAKMKQLEMNPEFMHRYLNEGFSGGEKKRNEILQMLLLEPKFVILDEIDSGLDIDALRIVAEGVNAMRSEDRGFLIITHYQRLLNYVKPDFVHVMMQGRIVKSGGPELAERLESEGYDWIKEELGIVDETVGQDTEEFKVPMNTPGPKY from the coding sequence ATGGCGAATTCATCAACATTTACAATAGACGGTCTAAAAGCGAACGTCGAAGGAAAGGAAATTTTAAAGGGTCTCAGCCTAGAAGTTAAAGGCGGCGAAATTCATGCTATCATGGGACCAAACGGTACAGGTAAAAGTACATTGGCGGCTGCTCTGATGGGTCACCCGAAATATGAAGTAACAGAGGGTTCTGTAACATTAGATGGTGAAGATGTTCTTGAAATGGCTGTGGACGAAAGAGCACGCGCTGGTTTGTTCTTAGCCATGCAATATCCAAGTGAAATCACAGGCGTAACGAATGCTGACTTCTTGCGCAGTGCGATGAACGTACGCCGCGGTGAAGGCAACGAAATTTCGTTGATCAAGTTCATTCGCCAAATGGAAGCAAAGATGAAGCAGCTAGAAATGAACCCAGAATTTATGCACCGTTACCTGAACGAAGGCTTCTCCGGTGGGGAGAAGAAACGTAACGAGATTCTACAAATGCTTTTGCTTGAGCCAAAGTTTGTTATTCTAGATGAAATTGACTCCGGACTCGATATCGACGCTTTACGTATCGTAGCTGAAGGTGTTAATGCTATGCGCAGCGAAGATCGTGGCTTCTTAATCATTACGCATTACCAACGTTTGCTCAACTACGTTAAACCTGATTTTGTACATGTTATGATGCAAGGTCGTATTGTAAAATCCGGTGGTCCTGAGCTTGCAGAGCGTTTGGAATCGGAAGGTTACGATTGGATCAAAGAAGAGCTCGGCATCGTGGATGAAACCGTTGGTCAAGACACGGAAGAATTCAAAGTTCCAATGAACACGCCTGGACCGAAGTACTAA
- the sufD gene encoding Fe-S cluster assembly protein SufD → MSIQTTLSIDTNAIIELSRSKQEPEWMTALRTEGLALANSLELPALEKTRIDRWSISSYGSHKSQAPLTSIDALPEVAKGLANSDNLIVQRNSGIVFNKVSAELNQQGVIFTDLETAIRDHADLVKPYFMKAVEANENQLTALHAALWNGGIFIYVPKDVRVELPLQALFVTDDAEATFTPHVLIVAEQFSSVTYVDNFVSSVSGVPMVQNGIVEVFVKPGARVNYASVHNLEESVTDLTYRRAIIDNDASIQWVVGEMNYGNTLSDTTSILKGKGSDSDAKVICVGTHEQKLNLTTRAVHWGKASTSDMITRAVMRDSSTAIINGITKIEKGAQGCNGQQTEKVLMLSPKARGDANPILLIDEDDVKAGHAASVGQVNAEQVHYLMSRGITKEEAQRLIIYGFLAPVVSEIPIKSVEEQLQSLVERKLGQ, encoded by the coding sequence ATGAGCATTCAAACAACACTTTCCATAGATACTAATGCTATCATCGAGCTCTCTCGCAGCAAACAAGAGCCGGAGTGGATGACTGCCCTTCGTACAGAAGGGTTAGCGTTAGCGAATTCTTTGGAATTACCTGCGCTAGAAAAGACGAGAATTGACCGTTGGAGCATCTCCTCCTATGGTTCCCATAAATCACAAGCCCCTTTGACTTCGATCGATGCTTTACCTGAAGTTGCCAAAGGATTAGCCAATTCCGATAACTTGATCGTTCAACGCAACTCCGGTATCGTGTTCAACAAAGTATCGGCAGAATTGAACCAGCAAGGCGTTATTTTCACAGATTTGGAAACAGCCATTCGCGATCATGCGGATTTGGTGAAGCCATACTTCATGAAAGCTGTAGAAGCTAACGAAAATCAATTAACAGCTTTGCATGCTGCTCTATGGAACGGTGGTATTTTCATTTATGTACCGAAAGACGTTCGTGTGGAACTTCCGCTGCAAGCATTATTTGTAACCGATGATGCCGAAGCTACGTTCACACCGCATGTTTTGATTGTTGCTGAACAGTTTAGTTCAGTTACTTATGTAGATAATTTTGTATCTTCCGTATCCGGTGTTCCGATGGTACAAAACGGAATCGTTGAAGTATTCGTGAAACCAGGTGCGCGCGTTAACTATGCATCCGTTCATAACTTGGAAGAATCCGTTACGGACTTGACTTACCGCCGTGCGATCATCGATAACGATGCGAGCATTCAGTGGGTAGTTGGTGAAATGAACTACGGTAACACACTTTCTGATACAACATCTATCCTCAAGGGCAAAGGTTCCGACTCCGATGCTAAAGTGATCTGTGTAGGAACTCATGAGCAGAAGTTGAACCTGACAACACGCGCTGTTCATTGGGGCAAAGCTTCGACAAGCGACATGATTACTCGTGCCGTTATGAGAGATAGCTCAACAGCGATCATCAACGGGATTACGAAGATCGAAAAAGGCGCACAAGGCTGTAACGGTCAACAAACAGAGAAAGTGTTGATGCTTAGCCCGAAAGCACGCGGCGATGCGAATCCGATTCTTCTTATTGATGAGGACGATGTAAAAGCCGGTCACGCAGCGAGCGTTGGTCAAGTGAATGCGGAACAAGTTCACTACTTGATGTCTCGTGGGATTACGAAGGAAGAAGCTCAGCGCTTAATTATCTACGGATTCTTGGCACCAGTTGTTTCTGAAATTCCAATTAAGAGCGTTGAAGAACAGCTGCAAAGCTTAGTGGAGAGGAAGCTGGGACAATGA
- a CDS encoding DUF1802 family protein has protein sequence MGKPKALKEWASAVKALEDGTQIFIMRKGGIVEETKDFQVESADFFLYPTYEHQRKELLKEDYRGVIDESLIGWRAEDTHVTINSYARMVEDIEVSDQEQLNKLYPYHIWTENFTEERLKWKRKNPIHIMLLRVYILVQPLRIPIEQAYIGCKSWIELGTDVPEESSLVPVLSDGEFAAMVAEIKHTLA, from the coding sequence ATGGGGAAACCAAAGGCCCTGAAAGAATGGGCATCGGCTGTTAAAGCATTGGAAGATGGTACGCAAATTTTTATTATGCGTAAGGGAGGAATTGTTGAGGAAACAAAAGATTTTCAAGTGGAATCCGCTGATTTCTTTCTCTATCCAACGTATGAACATCAGAGAAAAGAACTATTGAAGGAAGATTACCGAGGGGTTATCGATGAATCTCTAATAGGTTGGCGTGCAGAGGATACGCATGTAACCATTAACAGCTATGCTCGAATGGTTGAAGATATAGAGGTAAGTGATCAAGAACAGTTGAATAAACTATATCCCTATCACATTTGGACCGAAAATTTCACAGAAGAAAGATTAAAGTGGAAACGCAAAAATCCGATTCATATCATGTTGTTAAGGGTATATATATTGGTACAACCTTTGCGTATTCCGATCGAGCAAGCCTATATAGGCTGCAAATCATGGATTGAGCTTGGGACTGATGTACCAGAAGAGTCTTCTTTGGTTCCCGTCTTGAGCGATGGGGAGTTTGCAGCGATGGTTGCTGAAATTAAACATACTTTGGCGTAA
- the sufB gene encoding Fe-S cluster assembly protein SufB, giving the protein MAKQMPDLEDYKYGFRDEHKSIFQSGKGLTREIVEEISRIKGEPEWMLEFRLKSLEQFFKMPMPRWGGNMDDLDFDDIQYYVRPSEKQGKTWEEVPTEIKETFDKLGIPEAEQKFLAGVSAQYESEVVYHSMQKELEDQGVIFTDTDSALREYPELFRQYFGTIIPPSDNKFAALNSAVWSGGSFIYVPKGVKCEVPLQAYFRINSENMGQFERTLIITDEESFVHYVEGCTAPIYSTNSLHSAVVEIVCLKNSRARYTTIQNWAPNIYNLVTKRAVAEEGATMEWVDGNIGSKLTMKYPAVVLKGRGAKGMVLSIAVAGKGQHQDAGAKMTHLAPDTTSTIVSKSISKHGGKVTYRGLASFGRNSQGSKANIKCDTLILDNESTSDTIPYNEIMNDNITLEHEATVSKVSEDQLFYLMSRGLTEAEATQMIVMGFIEPFTKELPMEYAVEMNRLIKFEMEGSIG; this is encoded by the coding sequence ATGGCTAAACAAATGCCAGATCTCGAGGATTATAAATATGGTTTTAGAGATGAGCACAAATCGATTTTTCAATCGGGTAAAGGCTTAACTCGTGAAATCGTTGAAGAAATCTCCAGAATTAAAGGCGAACCTGAGTGGATGCTTGAGTTTCGTTTGAAATCCTTGGAGCAATTTTTCAAAATGCCAATGCCACGTTGGGGCGGAAACATGGATGATCTGGATTTCGATGATATCCAGTACTATGTAAGACCGTCTGAGAAGCAAGGCAAAACGTGGGAAGAAGTTCCTACAGAAATTAAAGAAACATTCGACAAACTTGGTATTCCTGAAGCGGAACAAAAATTCTTAGCTGGTGTATCGGCTCAGTATGAATCTGAAGTTGTTTACCACAGCATGCAAAAGGAACTTGAAGACCAAGGCGTTATCTTTACAGATACGGATTCGGCTCTTCGTGAATATCCTGAGCTGTTTAGACAATATTTCGGAACTATTATTCCGCCCAGCGATAATAAATTCGCTGCGTTGAATAGTGCGGTATGGTCCGGTGGTTCCTTCATCTATGTCCCTAAAGGCGTAAAATGTGAAGTTCCATTGCAGGCTTACTTCCGTATTAACTCCGAGAACATGGGACAATTCGAGCGTACATTGATCATCACCGATGAGGAAAGCTTCGTGCACTACGTAGAGGGCTGTACTGCTCCTATTTACAGCACAAACTCCCTTCATAGCGCAGTAGTAGAAATCGTATGTCTCAAAAACTCCCGTGCACGTTACACAACGATTCAAAACTGGGCACCGAACATCTACAACCTCGTTACAAAACGTGCGGTTGCAGAAGAAGGCGCTACAATGGAATGGGTCGATGGTAACATTGGTTCCAAGCTGACGATGAAGTACCCAGCTGTTGTGCTGAAAGGCCGCGGCGCTAAAGGGATGGTTCTTTCCATCGCTGTAGCTGGTAAAGGGCAGCACCAAGACGCTGGCGCGAAAATGACGCATCTGGCGCCTGACACAACTTCGACGATCGTATCCAAATCGATCTCCAAACACGGTGGTAAAGTTACGTACCGTGGTCTGGCTTCCTTCGGACGCAACTCCCAAGGTTCCAAAGCAAACATCAAATGTGATACGTTGATTCTAGATAACGAGTCAACGTCAGATACGATTCCATATAATGAAATCATGAACGACAACATTACGCTAGAGCATGAAGCAACAGTATCCAAGGTATCTGAGGACCAATTGTTCTACCTCATGAGCCGCGGTCTTACTGAGGCTGAAGCAACGCAAATGATCGTTATGGGCTTCATTGAGCCGTTCACGAAAGAACTTCCAATGGAATATGCCGTAGAAATGAATCGTCTCATTAAATTTGAGATGGAAGGTTCCATCGGTTAA
- a CDS encoding cysteine desulfurase, with the protein MNTSEIRELFPILKQEVNGHPLVYLDSAATSQKPIQVIEALKHYYEWDNANVHRGVHTLGSRATDAYEGARAKVAKFIGASSEQEIIFTRGTTTAINIVASSYAKSVLREGDEIVLTPMEHHSNLIPWQQAAKASGATLKYIPLQPDGSISLADVENTITNRTKIVSVVYISNVLGVVNPIKEIAQIAHKHGAKMMVDGAQSTPHMKVDVQDLDCDFYALSGHKMCGPTGIGALYGKKALLENMEPVEFGGEMIDHVDLYESTWKELPWKFEGGTPIIAGAVGLSAAIDFLQEVGMDNIYKHDIQLTNYAMERMTQIEDLVVYGPTANRAGLVTFNLGDVHPHDVATVLDAEGVAVRAGHHCCQPLMRWLEVSSTARASFYLYNTEADIDRLVLALQKTKEYFGHAIG; encoded by the coding sequence ATGAATACCTCGGAGATACGTGAACTTTTTCCCATTCTGAAGCAAGAAGTGAACGGTCATCCGCTGGTGTACTTGGACAGTGCTGCTACTTCCCAGAAGCCTATTCAGGTGATTGAAGCACTGAAGCACTATTATGAGTGGGACAATGCGAACGTTCACCGCGGGGTTCATACCCTAGGTTCCCGTGCAACGGATGCATACGAAGGAGCCAGAGCCAAAGTGGCTAAGTTCATTGGTGCATCCAGTGAGCAGGAAATCATTTTCACTAGAGGTACGACAACGGCTATCAACATTGTAGCAAGCAGTTATGCGAAATCCGTATTGCGTGAAGGAGATGAAATCGTCCTTACACCGATGGAGCATCACAGCAACCTGATTCCATGGCAGCAAGCTGCCAAGGCATCAGGCGCTACTTTAAAATATATTCCTTTACAGCCTGATGGTTCGATTTCGCTTGCAGATGTTGAAAATACGATAACTAATCGTACGAAAATCGTTTCGGTTGTGTATATTTCCAACGTTCTGGGTGTCGTTAATCCAATCAAAGAAATCGCCCAAATCGCCCATAAGCATGGTGCGAAGATGATGGTCGATGGCGCACAAAGCACACCACATATGAAGGTGGATGTACAAGATTTGGATTGCGACTTCTACGCGCTTTCCGGTCACAAGATGTGTGGCCCTACCGGAATCGGGGCATTGTATGGAAAGAAGGCCTTGCTAGAGAATATGGAGCCCGTTGAATTTGGTGGCGAGATGATTGATCATGTGGATCTCTATGAGTCAACATGGAAAGAACTGCCTTGGAAGTTTGAAGGTGGAACACCAATTATCGCAGGAGCTGTTGGCCTCAGCGCGGCAATCGATTTTCTTCAAGAAGTCGGTATGGACAATATTTACAAACACGATATTCAGCTCACGAATTATGCAATGGAGCGTATGACTCAGATCGAGGATCTGGTTGTCTATGGCCCTACTGCGAACCGTGCAGGACTCGTAACGTTTAATCTAGGCGATGTGCATCCTCATGATGTCGCAACCGTTCTGGATGCGGAAGGAGTTGCTGTGCGTGCCGGTCACCATTGCTGTCAGCCTTTAATGAGATGGCTTGAGGTGAGTTCTACGGCTCGTGCAAGCTTCTATCTATACAATACAGAAGCTGATATTGACCGACTTGTGTTGGCCTTACAAAAAACAAAGGAGTACTTCGGCCATGCAATTGGATGA
- a CDS encoding C40 family peptidase translates to MWKRLKVAAIGSIVVMMATTTACGRDNVSPDNAAPTQNPTAQSGTGNMQSQSLSQPGQGTTLGNGDAVVPIKAINNVNYVAARELIETLNFQSNWEEGNQKLLIGDYDANYEVTMNSTKAMKDGSEIRVSQPFIKEGDTAYLPVSALADLFQEDMSYEVQNGQLLIHAAPVAPIEREDDNDPRGNTVELEFGDDPTDPFKGEGSGANPASMPQDGDDLEVWASTNQEEIMPVLKNININAMINKGKQYLGVKYKFGTGPYPQTGKFDCSTFTQYVFGKYGIKLPRIARQQAAHGNLVSRKSLRKGDLMFFYVPGRFKTNKTVGHVGIYIGNMQMLHASPKPKNGVQITNINKAYWKSTFLRAKRIAY, encoded by the coding sequence ATGTGGAAAAGGCTTAAAGTAGCAGCAATTGGTAGCATAGTAGTCATGATGGCAACTACAACCGCTTGTGGGAGGGATAATGTCAGCCCTGATAATGCGGCACCAACGCAGAATCCTACAGCACAATCAGGTACAGGTAATATGCAGTCTCAGAGCTTGTCACAACCAGGACAAGGAACGACATTAGGTAATGGTGACGCTGTTGTACCCATTAAAGCGATTAACAATGTAAATTATGTAGCTGCACGTGAACTTATCGAAACCTTAAATTTCCAGTCAAACTGGGAGGAAGGCAATCAGAAGCTGTTAATTGGCGATTATGACGCAAACTACGAAGTGACAATGAATTCGACGAAAGCGATGAAGGATGGTTCAGAAATCCGAGTTAGCCAACCCTTTATCAAGGAGGGGGATACGGCTTATTTACCAGTCTCTGCTTTGGCAGACTTATTTCAAGAAGATATGTCTTATGAAGTGCAGAATGGTCAATTGTTGATTCATGCTGCTCCGGTTGCTCCAATTGAGCGTGAAGATGATAACGACCCCCGCGGTAATACAGTGGAGCTTGAGTTTGGCGATGATCCGACGGATCCTTTCAAAGGTGAAGGTTCGGGAGCGAACCCGGCTTCTATGCCACAAGATGGGGATGACCTTGAAGTGTGGGCATCCACTAATCAGGAAGAAATAATGCCAGTTCTTAAGAACATTAATATTAATGCAATGATTAACAAAGGCAAACAATACTTAGGTGTGAAATATAAGTTCGGTACAGGACCTTATCCGCAAACAGGAAAATTTGATTGCTCGACGTTTACCCAATATGTATTTGGAAAATATGGTATAAAGCTACCGAGGATTGCTCGTCAACAAGCGGCGCATGGGAATTTGGTTAGCCGAAAATCCTTACGCAAAGGTGATTTGATGTTTTTCTATGTACCAGGTCGATTCAAAACCAATAAAACAGTTGGACACGTTGGTATTTATATAGGCAACATGCAAATGCTCCATGCTTCACCTAAACCAAAGAATGGTGTTCAGATCACTAATATTAATAAAGCGTATTGGAAATCAACGTTTCTAAGAGCAAAACGCATCGCATATTAA